ACACCGCCGAACTTCTCTTAGAAGAAACAAAATGGCCACCCAACGCAGGGTGGCCATTTTGCGTTCACCAGGAAGTGGAGAGAATCAGATCATGCCGAATGAGGATGAGCGTCGACCGCGACGCGACGACGACTCCAGTGCCCGACGAAACGATCGTCAGGGCCGGCCTCCGCGCACTGATCGCTCGGCTTCCTCAGGAGGTTCCGGCGCTCCGCGCCGTGACAGCGCACCCCGACGGGACAGCGCACCCCGACGGGACAGCTCCGGTGCACCCCGACGGGACGGCGCAGCCCGTCGTGACGGCGCCGGCGCGCCCCGTCGTGACGGCGCAGCCCCCCGTCGTGAGGGCGGGTACGTCAAGCGCGACGGTGCAGCCCCTCGTCGTGAGGGTGATCGCCGCGAAGGCGGCCACCAGAAGCGCGAAGGCGGCTACCAGGGCCGCGACGGTGCACCTCGTCGGGATGACCGCAGCTCCGGCGGCCGCGGATTCCCGCAGCGTGCTGGCACCGGTCGTGACCGGCCGGACCGCCAGAACGATGACCGTCCGCGCCACGATGACCCCGCGATCCCCGAGGACATCACGCCCAACGATCTGCATTCCTCGGCGCGCAACGAGTTGAAGACGCTGAGCAAGGAGAACGCCGATGAGGTCGCACGGCATCTCGCGATGGCGGCCAAGCTCATCGACGAGGATCCTGCTCTCGCTCACCAGCATGCCCTCGCGGCATCCCGTCGCGCCGGCCGCATCGCCATCGTCCGCGAATCGCTCGGCATCACCGCGTACGCGACCGGTGATTTCGCCCTGGCACTGCGCGAGCTGCGCACGTATCGCCGCATCTCGGGCAAGGATGACCAGATCGCGCTGATGGTCGACAGCGAGCGTGGCATCGGGCGTCCTGACCGAGCCCTCGAGACCGGCCGCGCTGCGGATCGTTCGAAGCTCCCCACGCCCGTGCGCGTCGCTCTCGCGATCGCGATGTCGGGCGCACGTCTCGATCTCGGCGACACCGAGCTCGCTCTGGGCGAGCTGCAGATCCCCGAGCTCGACCCCGATCGTGCTTTCGAGTGGAGTCCTGCGCTGTTCGCCGCCCACGCCGCCGTGCTCGAGGACCTCGGTCGTGACGACGAAGCGGCATTCTGGGCGGAACGCGCCGATGTCGCCGCCGATGCGCTGGGTATGGGAGGCGACGACGAAGACGAGATCTTCGTGGAGGACGGCCTGATCGAGAGCGAGGAGTCCTGAGTGGGACTCTTCTCACGGTCTCATCCTGCTGCGTCGCGCCCGACTCCGCTCGATGGCGTCGACGTCGTTCTCGCTGATCTCGACGGTGTCGTATACGCCGGACCCGGCGCGCTGCCGCATGCCGTGGAAAGCCTCAACGAGGTCGCGAAGACCCGACGGGTCGGCTACATCACGAACAACGCATCCCGCACCGATGCATCCGTCGCCGAGCACCTCACCTCACTCGGTCTGACCGTCGAGGCGAACGAGGTCGTCACCAGTCCCCAAGCGGCCATGCGCCTGCTCGCGTCCATCCTGCCCGCCCCTGCGACGCTGCTCATCGTGGGCGGGGAGGGGCTCGTCGTCGAGGCGGAGAAGGCCGGGTACACGGTCACCCGCAGCGCCGAAGACGGCCCGGACGCTGTCGTGCAGGGCTTTGCCCCCGAGGTCGCGTGGACCGACCTGGCAGAGGCGGCCTTCGCGCTGAAGGTGCCAGAGGAAGAAGGCGGCATCCCCTGGATCGCCACCAACAGCGACTGGACGATCCCTCAAGCGCGCGGTGTCGCGCCGGGCAACGGCACGCTCGTCTCCGCCGTGCACACCGCTGTCGGGCGGCTCGCCACCGTGGCTGGCAAGCCGGAGGTTCCGATCTTCGAAGAGGCGATCGCGCGCTTCGGCGCGACCAAGACGCTGTTCATCGGCGACCGCCTCGACACCGACATCATGGGCGCTGCGCGCGTCGGCATCGACTCCGTGCTGGTGCTCACCGGAATCGACCGGCCCAAGCACGTGCTCGCAGCACCTGAGGGCTCCAGGCCCACGTACATCCTCAGCGACCTGCGTGAACTGCACGAGCCGTATCCGCAGACGGAGCGCAAGGACGGTGCCGTCATCGTGAACGGTGCATCGGTGCGCGTCGTCGGGGGAGACGTCGAGATCCTCTCCGAGGGTTCGCGGCAGATCGATCTCGTGCGGGCCGGCGCGACCGCGATCTGGGATTCCGGCACGCCCGTCTTCGTCCTCCGCGTCCCCGAGAAGCTGTATGAGGATCCGTTCCATCGTCCATGAGCGGACCGTTCGCCGTGCCTCACCGAGCACGTCGGAGCCGCGCCGTAGAGTGGAACCGTGAGCGATGAGACGACTGCGACGCCGACCGACGGTCTGTGGAGCCGCCTGCGCCTGATCGAGGGCCAGCCGCTGGCCGACCGGGCCGATGCGTACTCGACTCTGCACGACGAGCTGTTCCGCCGGCTCGAGAGCGGCACCAGGTTCGATGCCGGTGAGAAGAACACGGTGAATAGCACCGGCAAGAACTCGTCTGGAGACCGGTGACGCGCCTCGACGCTGCCCTCGCCGCTCGAGGACTCGCACGTTCACGCTCGCACGCCGCCACCCTCATCGCCGCGGGCGTCGTGAGCGTCGACGGTCGCCCGATCATCAAGGCCTCGACCTCAGTGGGCGACGAGGCCGTGATCACGCTCGCCGAGAGCGATCACTACGTGAGTCGAGGAGCGCAGAAGCTCATCGCCGCCCTCGATGCGTTCGAGGTCGTCGTCAACGGACGTCTCGCACTCGATATGGGAGCGTCCACCGGCGGGTTCACCCAGGTGCTCCTCGAGCGCGGAGCGCGCAAGGTGCTCGCCGTCGACGTCGGGCACGATCAGCTCGCAGCATCCATCGCAGAGGATCCCGCCGTCGTCCACGTCGAGGGATTCAACGTGCGGCACATGACGGGTGAGAGCCTCTCCGAGGCAACAGGGGAGCCGGACGTCCCGGAGCTCATCGTCGGAGACCTGTCGTTCATCTCGCTCGAGCTCGTCATGCCCGCAGTCGCAGCTGTCGCGGCATCCGATTCCGATATCGTCCTGCTCGTCAAGCCGCAGTTCGAGGTCGGCCGCACCGCCGTGCGCGGCGGTTTGGTCACCGATCCCGCCACTCGAGCGGATGCCGTCGCCCGCGTCGTCTGGAACGGGTGGGATGCCGGATTCGGCATGCTCGGGATCATCGCATCGCCGATCCTCGGCACGCACGGGAACGCGGAATTCCTGGTCCACATGGCGCCCGGC
This genomic interval from Microbacterium profundi contains the following:
- a CDS encoding HAD-IIA family hydrolase codes for the protein MGLFSRSHPAASRPTPLDGVDVVLADLDGVVYAGPGALPHAVESLNEVAKTRRVGYITNNASRTDASVAEHLTSLGLTVEANEVVTSPQAAMRLLASILPAPATLLIVGGEGLVVEAEKAGYTVTRSAEDGPDAVVQGFAPEVAWTDLAEAAFALKVPEEEGGIPWIATNSDWTIPQARGVAPGNGTLVSAVHTAVGRLATVAGKPEVPIFEEAIARFGATKTLFIGDRLDTDIMGAARVGIDSVLVLTGIDRPKHVLAAPEGSRPTYILSDLRELHEPYPQTERKDGAVIVNGASVRVVGGDVEILSEGSRQIDLVRAGATAIWDSGTPVFVLRVPEKLYEDPFHRP
- a CDS encoding TlyA family RNA methyltransferase; its protein translation is MTRLDAALAARGLARSRSHAATLIAAGVVSVDGRPIIKASTSVGDEAVITLAESDHYVSRGAQKLIAALDAFEVVVNGRLALDMGASTGGFTQVLLERGARKVLAVDVGHDQLAASIAEDPAVVHVEGFNVRHMTGESLSEATGEPDVPELIVGDLSFISLELVMPAVAAVAASDSDIVLLVKPQFEVGRTAVRGGLVTDPATRADAVARVVWNGWDAGFGMLGIIASPILGTHGNAEFLVHMAPGRGSNPTQWRERIDELAGGR